A genome region from Bufo gargarizans isolate SCDJY-AF-19 chromosome 2, ASM1485885v1, whole genome shotgun sequence includes the following:
- the SMKR1 gene encoding small lysine-rich protein 1: MPTKSAKSKSSAKSHSKGKKSKKSKKSKEPKPEVDILSPAAMLNAYYISHNAVDCLEFRGFGWSGAPKKKGKKGKGKKKK, encoded by the exons ATG CCAACGAAAAGTGCCAAATCCAAGAGCTCAGCAAAGTCCCACAGCAAAGGAAAGAAGTCAAAGAAATCAAAGAAAAGTAAAGAACCTAAACCTGAGGTGGACATCCTTAGTCCAGCCGCCATGCTGAATGCTTACTACATCTCCCATAATGCTGTGGACTGCCTGGAATTTCGAGGATTTGGCTGGTCTGGAGCtccaaaaaagaaaggaaaaaagggaaaaggaaagaaaaagaaatag